The Sphaerospermopsis torques-reginae ITEP-024 genome has a window encoding:
- a CDS encoding hybrid sensor histidine kinase/response regulator, with amino-acid sequence MSFVKSDKVDRILAVDDTRDNLILVQTLLESEGYEIDLVSDGATALQKVAQSPPDLILLDVMMPGMDGYEVTRRIRDNPDLGYIPILLITAFHESSVVEGLDAGADDFIRKPFDTDELLARVRSLLRLKHSIDEQQKMTHQREDFVSRLTHDLRTPLVAADRMLALFQQETFCKISPEMKQAIAVMIRSNQNLMEMVNTLLEVYRFEAGKKTLNLEKCDLTEISEEVISELTPLAVEKNLTLKLDTHELNQVENHGGIVLGDRLELRRVLNNLIGNAIKFTDTGGVEIRILKTCPTKTHQGEVVIEIEDTGYGIAPEDQATIFERFRQGRNKRSGSGLGLHLSQRIIEAHGGEIELLSELSKGSIFKIKLPKET; translated from the coding sequence ATGTCTTTTGTCAAAAGTGATAAGGTTGATCGTATCCTCGCCGTTGATGATACAAGAGATAATTTAATTTTAGTACAAACACTCTTAGAGAGTGAGGGTTATGAAATTGATTTAGTATCAGATGGAGCAACTGCTTTACAAAAAGTGGCACAATCTCCACCGGATCTGATTTTACTAGATGTGATGATGCCAGGGATGGATGGTTATGAAGTAACACGGAGAATTCGCGATAATCCTGATCTGGGTTATATTCCAATTTTGTTAATCACAGCTTTTCATGAATCTAGTGTAGTTGAAGGGTTAGATGCGGGTGCTGATGATTTTATTCGCAAACCATTTGATACTGATGAATTATTAGCCAGAGTGCGATCGCTATTGCGACTGAAGCATAGTATTGATGAACAACAAAAAATGACCCATCAGCGAGAAGATTTTGTTTCGCGTCTGACTCATGATTTACGCACACCTTTAGTAGCAGCTGATCGAATGTTAGCTTTGTTTCAACAGGAGACTTTTTGTAAAATTTCTCCAGAAATGAAACAAGCGATCGCTGTGATGATTCGCAGTAACCAAAATTTAATGGAGATGGTCAATACCTTACTAGAAGTTTATCGCTTCGAGGCAGGTAAAAAGACCTTAAATTTGGAAAAATGCGACTTAACAGAAATATCTGAAGAAGTCATCAGTGAACTAACTCCCCTTGCTGTTGAGAAAAACTTAACTCTCAAATTAGATACCCATGAGTTAAACCAGGTAGAAAATCATGGAGGAATTGTCTTAGGTGATAGATTAGAACTACGCCGAGTGTTGAATAACTTAATTGGTAACGCAATCAAGTTTACAGATACAGGCGGTGTAGAAATTCGCATTTTGAAAACTTGCCCCACCAAAACACATCAAGGTGAAGTAGTAATTGAAATTGAAGATACTGGTTATGGCATTGCACCAGAAGATCAAGCAACAATTTTTGAGCGATTTCGTCAAGGGAGAAATAAAAGATCAGGTAGTGGTTTAGGACTGCATTTATCACAAAGAATCATAGAAGCGCATGGTGGAGAAATCGAACTTTTATCAGAATTAAGTAAAGGTAGTATATTCAAAATCAAACTGCCAAAGGAAACTTAA
- a CDS encoding response regulator: MYLTHSFMSDEKKQNSQPPLILVVEDHDDSLLLLSYTLELLGCRFICQNDSYTTLLVAKEYQPDLILLDILLPGLNGLDVVRYLKQDPLTRHIPVVAVTALAGREQQERILGAGFDDYLSKPYMLEDLEAIIRRFLDHKFEPFSPFEQCR; encoded by the coding sequence ATGTATCTGACACATTCATTCATGAGTGATGAAAAGAAGCAAAACTCTCAGCCGCCTTTGATTTTGGTAGTAGAAGATCATGATGATAGTCTATTACTACTTAGTTATACTTTGGAGTTACTAGGGTGTAGATTTATTTGTCAAAATGACAGTTACACTACACTCTTAGTAGCAAAAGAATATCAGCCAGACTTGATTTTGTTGGATATTCTGTTACCTGGGTTGAATGGTCTAGATGTTGTGCGATATTTAAAGCAAGATCCATTAACTCGCCACATTCCTGTTGTTGCTGTTACGGCTTTAGCTGGCAGGGAACAGCAAGAACGTATCCTGGGAGCAGGTTTTGACGACTATCTCAGTAAACCCTATATGCTGGAGGATTTAGAGGCAATTATTCGTCGTTTTCTTGATCACAAATTTGAGCCTTTTTCTCCGTTTGAACAATGCAGGTAA